One Phaseolus vulgaris cultivar G19833 chromosome 4, P. vulgaris v2.0, whole genome shotgun sequence DNA window includes the following coding sequences:
- the LOC137838349 gene encoding uncharacterized protein — MVHAFRKGIVSEPFSEVFIRNHPKTFAKIKRHAVAHITVEEEVSEKRTCVVPTQPLAVGRPKTLRVHEATIEIKAPVKQQPYQRPNTRGRERDNVPPRHDFIVELKDLIVIPNIAERLKVPPKTDKRLGPNKNAWCEFHQAYNHPIRNCLALAHQLDELVKNGLLRDYLQEKQGTEDVAATGGGLGHEVSVHGEVHTIAGGFSGGGYTASQRRRYVRIVMSLEAPKTNYAFDIDLIFTNADLGMSCPMTMIRW, encoded by the coding sequence atggtgcacgcgtttaggAAGGGCATCGTTTCGGAACCCTTTAGTGAGGTGTTCATCCGGAACCACCCCAAGACCTTCGCCAAAATAAAGCGCCACGCGGTGGCCCATATTACGGTGGAGGAAGAAGTTAGTGAGAAGCGCACATGCGTGGTCCCCACACAGCCACTCGCGGTAGGTCGTCCTAAAACCCTAAGGGTCCACGAGGCGACGATAGAGATAAAGGCCCCTGTGAAGCAGCAGCCCTATCAAAGGCCTAATACGAGGGGGCGCGAGAGAGATaacgtgccgccaaggcacgACTTCATAGTGGAGTTGAAAGACCTCATCGTTATCCCAAACATAGCGGAGAGGCTGAAGGTGCCTCCCAAGACCGACAAGAGGCTCGGGCCCAACAAGAatgcctggtgcgagttccaccaagcataCAACCACCCCATACGCAATTGCTTAGCGCTAGCACACCAGCTAGACGAGCTGGTGAAGAACGGTCTCTTAAGAGATTATCTACAAGAGAAACAGGGGACCGAGGACGTGGCGGCAACAGGGGGTGGCCTGGGGCACGAAGTCTCTGTGCACGGTGAggtccacaccatcgcaggaggtttctcgggtggagGCTATACCGCCTCTCAGCGAAGGAGATACGTGCGGATAGTGATGTCGTTGGAAGCACCAAAGACCAACTACGCCTTCGACATTGACCTGATTTTCACCAATGCTGACCTAGGGATGTCGTGCCCAATGACAATGATCCGGTGGTAA